A genomic region of Vitreoscilla filiformis contains the following coding sequences:
- a CDS encoding ABC transporter ATP-binding protein produces the protein MSQPVLNVQGVSKRFGGLQALSGVNMTILPGQVYGLIGPNGAGKTTFFNVITGLYTPDGGTFELGGAPYKPTTVHEVAKAGIARTFQNIRLFAEMTALENVMVGRHVRTNSGLLGAMFRTAGFKAEEAAIRRRAQELLDYVGIGNFAHYKARTLSYGDQRRLEIARALATDPKLIALDEPAAGMNATEKVVLRELIDRIRKDGRTILIIEHDVKLVMGLCDRVTVLDYGKQIAEGTAAEVQRNEKVIEAYLGAGHQPH, from the coding sequence ATGAGCCAACCCGTCCTCAACGTCCAGGGCGTCTCCAAGCGATTCGGCGGCTTGCAAGCCCTGTCCGGCGTGAACATGACCATCCTGCCCGGCCAGGTCTACGGCCTGATCGGCCCGAACGGCGCCGGTAAAACGACGTTCTTCAACGTCATCACCGGCCTGTACACGCCCGATGGTGGCACCTTCGAACTCGGCGGCGCGCCCTACAAACCAACCACGGTTCACGAAGTGGCCAAAGCCGGCATTGCCCGTACTTTCCAGAACATCCGGCTGTTTGCGGAGATGACGGCGCTGGAAAACGTCATGGTTGGCCGGCACGTTCGCACGAACTCGGGGCTGCTGGGCGCGATGTTCCGCACCGCCGGTTTCAAGGCCGAGGAAGCCGCCATCCGCCGCCGAGCGCAGGAGCTGCTCGACTACGTCGGCATCGGTAACTTCGCCCACTACAAGGCGCGCACCTTGAGTTATGGCGACCAGCGTCGTTTGGAAATCGCCCGCGCCCTGGCCACCGACCCGAAGCTGATCGCCTTGGACGAACCCGCCGCCGGCATGAACGCCACCGAAAAAGTGGTGCTGCGCGAGCTGATCGACCGCATCCGCAAGGACGGACGCACCATCCTCATCATCGAACACGACGTGAAGCTGGTGATGGGCCTGTGTGACCGCGTCACGGTGCTGGACTACGGCAAACAAATTGCCGAAGGCACCGCCGCCGAGGTGCAGCGCAACGAAAAGGTGATCGAAGCCTATCTGGGCGCCGGTCATCAACCGCACTGA
- a CDS encoding branched-chain amino acid ABC transporter permease: MKSQKIVIFLLAAFALLALPLLAGSFGQGWVRIMALALLYVLLALGLNIVVGYAGLLDLGYVAFYAVGAYMFALLASPHLTDNFEWIKAMFPEGLHMPIWLVIPMAALIAGVAGMVLGAPTLKLRGDYLAIVTLGFGEIIRVFMNNLEHPINLTNGPRGISQIDPMRLFGVDFSQPLHLGGLEIPGVTLYYYLFLALVVFAVVLCHRLADSRIGRAWMAIREDEIAAKAMGLNTRNLKLMAFGMGATFGGVSGAMFAAFQGFVSPESFTLMESVMIVAMVVLGGLGHIPGVILGALLLAALPEVLRYVAGPLQQLTDGRLDAAILRQLLIALAMIVIMLLRPRGLWPSPEHGKAAPHAVKLP; encoded by the coding sequence ATGAAATCTCAGAAGATTGTCATCTTCCTGCTGGCGGCTTTTGCGCTGCTGGCACTGCCCCTGCTGGCCGGCTCGTTCGGCCAGGGCTGGGTGCGCATCATGGCCTTGGCGCTGCTGTATGTGCTGCTGGCGCTGGGGTTGAACATCGTGGTCGGTTACGCCGGCTTGCTGGACTTGGGCTACGTGGCGTTCTACGCCGTGGGCGCCTACATGTTCGCCTTGCTGGCCTCGCCGCACCTCACCGACAACTTCGAGTGGATCAAAGCCATGTTCCCCGAAGGTTTGCACATGCCGATTTGGCTGGTGATCCCAATGGCGGCGTTGATCGCTGGGGTCGCCGGCATGGTCTTGGGTGCGCCCACGCTCAAGCTGCGCGGGGACTATCTGGCCATCGTGACCCTCGGTTTTGGCGAAATCATCCGGGTGTTCATGAACAACCTGGAACATCCCATCAACCTGACCAACGGCCCGCGTGGCATCAGCCAAATCGATCCGATGCGCCTGTTCGGTGTGGATTTCAGCCAACCACTGCACCTGGGTGGCCTGGAAATTCCCGGCGTGACGCTGTACTACTACCTGTTCCTCGCCCTGGTGGTGTTCGCGGTGGTGCTGTGCCACCGCTTGGCAGACTCGCGCATTGGCCGCGCTTGGATGGCCATTCGTGAAGACGAAATCGCCGCCAAAGCCATGGGCCTGAACACCCGCAACCTCAAGCTGATGGCCTTCGGCATGGGCGCGACGTTCGGTGGCGTGTCCGGTGCGATGTTCGCGGCCTTCCAAGGCTTCGTGTCGCCGGAATCGTTCACGCTGATGGAGTCGGTGATGATCGTGGCGATGGTGGTGCTGGGCGGTTTGGGCCACATCCCGGGCGTGATTCTGGGAGCGTTGCTGCTGGCGGCCCTGCCCGAAGTGCTGCGCTACGTCGCCGGCCCGCTGCAACAACTCACCGATGGCCGGTTGGATGCCGCCATCCTGCGCCAGTTGCTGATCGCGCTGGCCATGATCGTCATCATGCTGCTGCGCCCGCGTGGTCTGTGGCCCTCGCCTGAGCATGGCAAGGCCGCCCCGCACGCTGTCAAGCTGCCCTGA
- a CDS encoding PaaI family thioesterase — protein MNTPSSLYDRIAQNFAAQGLMATLGATLEAVEVGEVQIALPYSPKVSQQQGFVHAGAITSIVDSACGYAALTQLPPDKDVVSAEFKINLLRPAIGERFVAVGRVQNAGRTLIVCTGEVRAYTAHSDAYKVVALMQATMVGVAR, from the coding sequence ATGAACACACCGTCTTCGTTGTACGACCGCATTGCCCAAAACTTCGCTGCCCAGGGCCTCATGGCCACGTTGGGGGCCACCCTGGAAGCCGTTGAGGTCGGGGAGGTTCAGATCGCTTTGCCGTACTCACCCAAGGTGTCCCAGCAACAGGGGTTTGTGCATGCGGGGGCCATCACCAGCATCGTGGACAGCGCTTGCGGCTACGCGGCCCTGACCCAATTGCCGCCCGACAAGGACGTGGTCAGCGCTGAATTCAAGATCAACTTGCTGCGCCCCGCCATTGGTGAGCGGTTTGTGGCGGTTGGCCGCGTCCAAAATGCGGGCAGGACGCTGATCGTCTGCACCGGTGAAGTGCGCGCCTACACCGCCCACAGCGACGCTTACAAGGTGGTGGCGTTGATGCAGGCGACGATGGTGGGTGTGGCCCGCTGA
- a CDS encoding branched-chain amino acid ABC transporter permease — protein sequence MDIFVQQIINGLVLGSMYALVALGYTMVYGIISLINFAHGEVLMVGAMVSWTVITFLQDSGLPGWALLLLSLVAAIIVCSILNFTIEKIAYRPLRNAPRLAPLITAMGMSLLLQTLAMIIWKPNPKPFPSVIPMEVFFLWEDGPVITLTQILILVTTVTVLGLLLWLVNRTKLGRAMRATAENPRVASLMGVRPDHIISATFVIGATLAALAGIMWAANYGTVQHSMGFLPGLKAFTAAVFGGIGNLTGAMVGGVLLGLIEALGGGYLGELTGGVFGSHYVEIFAFLVLILVLTLRPSGLMGERVADRA from the coding sequence ATGGACATTTTTGTGCAACAGATCATCAATGGTCTGGTGCTCGGGAGCATGTATGCGCTCGTGGCACTGGGCTACACGATGGTGTACGGCATCATCAGCTTGATCAACTTCGCCCACGGTGAAGTGCTGATGGTGGGGGCGATGGTGAGTTGGACGGTCATCACCTTCCTGCAAGACAGTGGTCTGCCCGGTTGGGCCTTGCTGCTGCTGTCGCTGGTGGCCGCCATCATCGTGTGTTCGATTTTGAACTTCACGATTGAAAAGATCGCTTACCGACCGTTGCGCAATGCGCCACGCTTGGCCCCGCTGATCACCGCCATGGGCATGAGCCTGCTGCTGCAAACGCTGGCGATGATCATCTGGAAGCCCAATCCCAAGCCCTTTCCCTCGGTGATCCCGATGGAGGTGTTCTTCCTGTGGGAAGACGGCCCCGTCATCACGCTGACCCAAATCCTCATCCTCGTGACCACCGTCACGGTGCTCGGTCTGCTGCTGTGGTTGGTGAACCGCACCAAGCTGGGCCGCGCCATGCGTGCCACCGCTGAAAACCCGCGTGTGGCCAGTTTGATGGGCGTGCGCCCGGATCACATCATCAGCGCCACGTTCGTGATCGGTGCCACGCTGGCCGCGCTGGCCGGCATCATGTGGGCCGCCAACTACGGCACGGTGCAGCACTCGATGGGGTTCTTGCCGGGCCTGAAAGCCTTCACGGCGGCGGTGTTCGGGGGCATCGGCAACCTCACGGGCGCGATGGTCGGCGGGGTGCTGCTGGGCCTGATCGAAGCCCTGGGCGGCGGTTACCTGGGTGAACTGACGGGCGGTGTCTTCGGCAGCCACTACGTTGAGATCTTCGCCTTCTTGGTGCTGATCCTGGTGCTGACGCTGCGCCCCTCGGGCCTGATGGGCGAACGTGTCGCCGACCGCGCTTGA
- a CDS encoding ABC transporter ATP-binding protein translates to MTQATLLKISGLKVAYGGIQAVKGASFEVREGELVSLIGANGAGKTTTLKAVTGLQPVMAGDIEYLGKSIKGQGAWDLARQGLVMVPEGRGTFTRMTIVENLQMGAYTRNDGEIDADIEKVFTTFPRLKERAQQLAGTMSGGEQQMLAMGRALMARPKVLLLDEPSMGLSPIMVDKIFEVIETIHGQGTTILLVEQNASRALALANRGYVMESGEVTMSGSGRDLLEDPQVRAAYLGH, encoded by the coding sequence ATGACACAAGCAACTTTGCTCAAAATCAGCGGCCTGAAGGTGGCATACGGTGGCATTCAGGCCGTCAAAGGCGCCAGTTTCGAGGTGCGCGAGGGCGAATTGGTGAGTTTGATCGGCGCCAACGGGGCCGGCAAGACCACCACCCTGAAAGCTGTGACCGGCCTGCAACCGGTGATGGCGGGGGACATCGAGTACCTCGGCAAGTCCATCAAAGGCCAAGGCGCGTGGGACTTGGCGCGCCAAGGGCTGGTGATGGTGCCCGAAGGCCGGGGCACCTTCACGCGCATGACCATCGTCGAAAACCTCCAGATGGGCGCCTACACCCGCAACGATGGCGAGATCGACGCCGACATCGAGAAGGTGTTCACCACCTTCCCGCGCCTGAAAGAGCGTGCGCAGCAACTGGCCGGCACCATGTCCGGTGGTGAACAGCAAATGCTGGCAATGGGCCGGGCCTTGATGGCACGCCCCAAAGTGCTGCTGTTGGATGAGCCGTCCATGGGCCTGTCGCCCATCATGGTGGACAAAATTTTCGAGGTGATCGAAACCATCCACGGCCAAGGCACGACCATTTTGCTGGTGGAACAAAACGCCAGCCGGGCGCTGGCGCTGGCCAATCGCGGCTATGTGATGGAGTCGGGGGAAGTCACCATGTCCGGCTCGGGGCGCGATCTGCTCGAAGACCCACAGGTGCGCGCAGCCTACCTGGGCCACTGA
- a CDS encoding YceH family protein, which yields MSDPHLVLTLLEARVLGVLVEKQHTVPDTYPLSLNALVAGCNQKTARSPVMDASEDDVLVALDGLKSHHLVQTVSGTRVVRFEHNMGRGLGVPSQSVALLTTLMLRGPQTVAELRLNSERLHRFADMSSVEAFLEELTEKSPTRVVKLPRAPGEREARWTHLLCGEPTLPAPSAAGTHGDAASVSAGELAALRAEVARLGQEVATLRASLAEVRRELGLPESTSLTPA from the coding sequence ATGAGTGACCCGCATTTGGTGCTAACCCTACTCGAAGCCCGCGTGCTGGGCGTACTGGTAGAAAAGCAGCACACCGTACCGGACACCTACCCGTTGTCCCTGAACGCTCTGGTGGCGGGCTGCAACCAGAAGACGGCCCGCTCGCCCGTGATGGATGCCAGCGAGGACGACGTGCTGGTGGCACTGGACGGCCTCAAAAGCCACCACCTGGTGCAAACCGTGAGCGGCACCCGCGTGGTGCGCTTTGAGCACAACATGGGGCGGGGGTTGGGGGTGCCAAGCCAATCCGTGGCGCTGCTGACCACGCTGATGCTGCGTGGCCCGCAAACCGTGGCCGAGCTGCGCTTGAACAGCGAGCGCTTGCACCGTTTTGCCGACATGTCGTCCGTCGAAGCCTTTCTCGAAGAACTGACGGAAAAATCTCCCACTCGCGTGGTGAAACTGCCGCGTGCGCCAGGCGAACGCGAAGCACGGTGGACGCATCTGCTGTGTGGCGAACCGACCCTGCCAGCACCTTCGGCGGCGGGTACACACGGGGATGCAGCCAGTGTGAGCGCTGGCGAACTGGCCGCATTGCGAGCGGAAGTGGCCCGGCTCGGTCAGGAGGTGGCCACGCTGCGCGCTTCGCTGGCCGAAGTACGCCGCGAGCTGGGGCTGCCTGAAAGCACTTCTCTCACGCCGGCGTGA
- a CDS encoding SDR family oxidoreductase, whose product MSYNIDLSGRVALVTGAASGLGEQFSRTLAKAGAAVVLAGRQLEALKTLRAEIEGFGGDAHVVALDVNDVDSIRAAVAHAETEMGALDILMNSASLSTTQKLTDVTPDDYDEVMSANTRGAFFVAQEVAKRMIARAKGAAPGTFTGGRIVNVASVVGLRAVSQLGVYAMSKAAVIQMTRAQALEWGKHGINVNAICPGYIDTELNHHHWQTEHGQRLLSSLPRKRVGEPKDLDSVLMMLCANESHFINGAIIQADDGFSV is encoded by the coding sequence ATGAGTTACAACATTGACCTTTCGGGCCGCGTGGCCCTGGTGACGGGCGCTGCCAGCGGCTTGGGCGAGCAGTTTTCCCGCACTCTGGCCAAAGCCGGCGCCGCCGTGGTGCTGGCGGGCCGCCAACTGGAAGCCCTCAAAACGTTGCGCGCCGAAATCGAAGGCTTCGGTGGTGATGCCCACGTCGTGGCGCTGGACGTGAACGATGTGGACAGCATCCGCGCCGCCGTCGCCCATGCGGAAACGGAAATGGGCGCGCTGGACATTCTCATGAACAGCGCCAGCCTCAGCACCACGCAAAAACTCACCGATGTGACCCCGGACGATTACGACGAGGTCATGAGCGCCAACACCCGGGGCGCCTTCTTCGTCGCACAGGAAGTGGCCAAGCGCATGATCGCCCGCGCCAAGGGCGCCGCACCGGGCACGTTCACGGGCGGGCGCATCGTCAACGTGGCCTCGGTCGTCGGGCTGCGGGCGGTGAGCCAGTTGGGCGTGTACGCCATGAGCAAGGCCGCCGTGATCCAAATGACACGCGCCCAAGCGCTGGAATGGGGCAAGCACGGCATCAACGTCAACGCCATTTGCCCAGGTTACATCGACACCGAACTCAACCACCACCACTGGCAAACCGAACACGGCCAGCGCCTGTTGAGCAGCCTGCCACGCAAGCGTGTCGGCGAGCCCAAGGATCTGGATTCGGTGCTGATGATGCTGTGCGCCAATGAAAGCCACTTCATCAACGGCGCCATCATCCAGGCGGACGATGGTTTCTCGGTCTGA